In Porites lutea chromosome 9, jaPorLute2.1, whole genome shotgun sequence, a single window of DNA contains:
- the LOC140947913 gene encoding adenosine receptor A3-like isoform X1 — protein sequence MPVIIQCENCATPSFVTEGDQENQNIATMCLENAMCLRRNQTGETELNETEKTGKNCYESDDESCYTPHFSAEVDLIGIFLAFLIVVLNTMVFILVAKKRSLRTTTNNFLIGLAASDLLEGLIGLPLVITCNIFMEHGVCFSTIYVWMFTSFLTMSHIMAVTADRFIAIMFALRYSQIITKRRCYITLGFVWTFSFLLSLLQLWWIQPTDYDPNESIPEEHLNKEVAYCIASLVVYLFAPTGFMAFTYLMTLREVRRQNRQQILNVPADLQEHRRWNKREGKAVTVFLVMFITHVACWLPFFLLRYQQAVGAFYLPDWAVYMIAYSRFVSPVLNPCLYIFGKHDFKKAWKDLFIFKNTDRDRTRSDLLMSSQL from the coding sequence AATATTGCAACCATGTGTCTTGAAAACGCAATGTGTTTACGGCGGAACCAAACCGGTGAAACAGAACTAAACGAGACtgaaaaaacaggaaaaaactgCTATGAAAGTGACGACGAAAGCTGTTACACACCTCATTTTAGCGCAGAAGTTGACCTTATTGGGATTTTCTTGGCTTTCCTTATTGTTGTCTTAAACACCATGGTTTTCATCCTTGTGGCAAAAAAGCGGtcattaaggacaacaactaATAATTTCCTGATAGGCCTGGCAGCCAGTGATCTCCTAGAAGGCCTCATCGGCCTACCTCTAGTTATCACATGTAACATTTTTATGGAGCACGGAGTTTGTTTTTCCACTATTTACGTGTGGATGTTTACCTCCTTTCTGACCATGTCGCATATCATGGCTGTCACTGCTGATCGCTTCATAGCTATTATGTTTGCTCTGCGATATTCTCAGATCATTACCAAGCGTCGCTGCTATATCACTCTGGGGTTTGTCTGGACCTTCTCATTCCTGTTGTCACTGCTTCAGTTATGGTGGATACAGCCTACAGACTACGATCCCAACGAGAGTATTCCTGAAGAACATTTAAACAAGGAAGTAGCTTATTGTATAGCAAGCCTTGTAGTATATCTGTTTGCACCCACGGGGTTCATGGCATTTACTTATCTCATGACGCTTCGCGAAGTACGGCGACAGAATCGTCAACAAATTTTAAACGTGCCGGCGGATTTGCAAGAACACCGGCGATGGAATAAGCGAGAAGGCAAAGCCGTTACCGTTTTCCTTGTGATGTTCATAACGCACGTTGCATGTTGGCTACCGTTTTTTCTGTTAAGATATCAGCAAGCGGTTGGCGCCTTCTATCTACCTGACTGGGCCGTGTACATGATCGCGTATTCTCGGTTTGTGTCACCAGTTTTAAATCCGTGCTTGTACATTTTCGGCAAGCACGACTTTAAGAAAGCTTGGAAAGAtctgtttattttcaaaaatacgGATAGAGA
- the LOC140947913 gene encoding beta-2 adrenergic receptor-like isoform X2 gives MCLENAMCLRRNQTGETELNETEKTGKNCYESDDESCYTPHFSAEVDLIGIFLAFLIVVLNTMVFILVAKKRSLRTTTNNFLIGLAASDLLEGLIGLPLVITCNIFMEHGVCFSTIYVWMFTSFLTMSHIMAVTADRFIAIMFALRYSQIITKRRCYITLGFVWTFSFLLSLLQLWWIQPTDYDPNESIPEEHLNKEVAYCIASLVVYLFAPTGFMAFTYLMTLREVRRQNRQQILNVPADLQEHRRWNKREGKAVTVFLVMFITHVACWLPFFLLRYQQAVGAFYLPDWAVYMIAYSRFVSPVLNPCLYIFGKHDFKKAWKDLFIFKNTDRDRTRSDLLMSSQL, from the coding sequence ATGTGTCTTGAAAACGCAATGTGTTTACGGCGGAACCAAACCGGTGAAACAGAACTAAACGAGACtgaaaaaacaggaaaaaactgCTATGAAAGTGACGACGAAAGCTGTTACACACCTCATTTTAGCGCAGAAGTTGACCTTATTGGGATTTTCTTGGCTTTCCTTATTGTTGTCTTAAACACCATGGTTTTCATCCTTGTGGCAAAAAAGCGGtcattaaggacaacaactaATAATTTCCTGATAGGCCTGGCAGCCAGTGATCTCCTAGAAGGCCTCATCGGCCTACCTCTAGTTATCACATGTAACATTTTTATGGAGCACGGAGTTTGTTTTTCCACTATTTACGTGTGGATGTTTACCTCCTTTCTGACCATGTCGCATATCATGGCTGTCACTGCTGATCGCTTCATAGCTATTATGTTTGCTCTGCGATATTCTCAGATCATTACCAAGCGTCGCTGCTATATCACTCTGGGGTTTGTCTGGACCTTCTCATTCCTGTTGTCACTGCTTCAGTTATGGTGGATACAGCCTACAGACTACGATCCCAACGAGAGTATTCCTGAAGAACATTTAAACAAGGAAGTAGCTTATTGTATAGCAAGCCTTGTAGTATATCTGTTTGCACCCACGGGGTTCATGGCATTTACTTATCTCATGACGCTTCGCGAAGTACGGCGACAGAATCGTCAACAAATTTTAAACGTGCCGGCGGATTTGCAAGAACACCGGCGATGGAATAAGCGAGAAGGCAAAGCCGTTACCGTTTTCCTTGTGATGTTCATAACGCACGTTGCATGTTGGCTACCGTTTTTTCTGTTAAGATATCAGCAAGCGGTTGGCGCCTTCTATCTACCTGACTGGGCCGTGTACATGATCGCGTATTCTCGGTTTGTGTCACCAGTTTTAAATCCGTGCTTGTACATTTTCGGCAAGCACGACTTTAAGAAAGCTTGGAAAGAtctgtttattttcaaaaatacgGATAGAGA